A genomic region of Leptolyngbya sp. NIES-2104 contains the following coding sequences:
- a CDS encoding SDR family NAD(P)-dependent oxidoreductase — MVGRLTGKVALITGTADGQGRAAARLFAQEGAIVVGCDLKGDENQKTAQMVTGSGGQMDAATLDITEAQAAKDWVNAAAKRHGGIDIVYNNAALEWFAPFAEMSADDWHRTIRYELDGLFFVTQAAWSHLITRGGGSIINTASVSGMRANEHIGSIAHAAGKGGVIALTHQLALEGAPHNIRANAISPGPINTPATLPQLDKDPSFRLTYEGWTLLNRTGEPEDIAYCALWLASDESSFVTGINVPVDGGWSAKGGLTAKSGELAVNQRP, encoded by the coding sequence ATGGTCGGACGACTGACAGGTAAAGTTGCATTGATTACCGGAACGGCAGATGGTCAAGGGCGGGCTGCTGCTCGATTGTTTGCTCAAGAAGGCGCGATTGTGGTCGGTTGCGACCTCAAAGGCGACGAGAACCAGAAAACGGCTCAAATGGTGACTGGATCAGGCGGGCAGATGGATGCAGCAACGCTTGATATCACAGAGGCTCAAGCTGCTAAAGATTGGGTGAATGCTGCTGCGAAGCGTCACGGCGGTATTGACATTGTTTACAACAATGCTGCTTTAGAATGGTTTGCGCCTTTCGCAGAGATGAGTGCAGATGATTGGCATCGTACTATCCGTTACGAACTTGATGGTCTTTTCTTTGTCACACAAGCAGCTTGGTCACATTTGATTACGCGAGGCGGTGGTTCGATTATCAATACCGCTTCAGTTTCGGGAATGCGGGCGAATGAGCATATTGGCTCGATCGCTCATGCTGCTGGGAAAGGCGGAGTCATTGCCCTCACTCACCAGCTTGCACTAGAAGGTGCGCCTCATAACATTCGGGCGAATGCAATTTCACCTGGTCCGATTAATACGCCTGCAACTCTGCCTCAGCTTGACAAAGATCCGAGCTTTCGTCTGACTTATGAGGGTTGGACACTCTTAAATCGAACAGGAGAGCCTGAAGACATTGCTTACTGTGCTTTGTGGCTTGCCTCTGATGAATCCTCGTTTGTCACCGGAATTAATGTTCCAGTTGACGGCGGATGGAGCGCGAAAGGGGGACTGACCGCGAAATCAGGCGAGCTTGCTGTGAATCAACGCCCATAG